The Solanum lycopersicum chromosome 8, SLM_r2.1 DNA segment TTGGTAGCTTAACTTTTAATTAAAGTTCGTTTCTTTTCTTCAATATTTTGGTGGAGTagttatataatcaattatgtACTTTAATACggcaatataaaaaattaaatagcttCTAAGAAAACACCAATACCCAATAATtcctaaattattaattattaaattttgtacCTAACCCCAAATTTTAAGCATGATAGTATACATAGCATAGCCTACATAGTCTATTTTGGAACTTTTCTTCTAAAACAGACAAATTAGACTGCATATTTTCTGCTTTTAGAAAGTAAAGacaaaaaacatttaaaaaaaagatatcttttgattttcttttcctaactaaatccaaaaattaaacaattccAATAATAATAAACCAAAGCCTAAATAGAAGAAAGTTTAGTGCATCTTTTTTAACATATTGTGTGTGATTACTAACCAAACTATGTACATTGAATATAAATGTCCTAATCTTTTCAAaagatgaaatttaaatttgaaatcttaGCTTATAGCTTAACGGTTCTAACTATAATAACGGACGAGAATTGATAAATTTCACAGCTATCAAGTTTctaaagaaagtaaaaataatacgCCAAAatctcaaactaaaaaaaaaaaaagtcaaatataGTGTAGATCATGCACACATTCATATAATATGTTCGATTTTAATTTAACATATGCAAAATATATTAAGATagatttttcaatattaattgAGCTAAAACAAACAATATCTATATTAAGGATCTATTATTTTATACGGaaaggaaataaagaagaaaaacaagataTACTCTAACAAGGTAAAACATTTACAACCTTGAATGTAGCACTAAAGGTTAAAAGACCGATTcagaattttatatttatagattCTGAACTACGACCAATcatctttattttagtttgaaGAGTCAGACTCtagaaaaataacatttcataagtttttttaaataaaaacataaaaataagtatTGATAGAGGAAAAAACCCGCATTCTGCTAGAATGaatattactttttctttttttacttatttagttatagataaattatatatacatcaagtaaCTTTTCGttacgaatatatatatatcgagttaaaattattgagttcGGTTCAATCTCCATTGCCTGTGGAGTATATGTGAGCCCATCCTTTTAGATTCTTGGTACCCCACAACCCTGTCTCTCACACATCACTTCCCACCACTTGTATTATTGATGATCTTTTGTCCCTTTTTTCTGctcactttttttcttcttctcagtTTCccaataaaattcatttttgaatATTAGGTTTGAATAAAAGTTTGAATgtttattacttattattagtttattggATATATCAACTCTTTTATATTTGCAAGTTTGCTctgttctattttttattttattttttgtgttattttcaaGAATCAAAATACTATAGTCTAAACATGGGAAATGAGAATCCATTTTGTGGAGCAAATGGTTCTCAAGAAGGTTCAAATTATGATGAAATCTTCATGCAGCATAGCTTGCAATTTTCTGATAGTTTAAAGGTATGAACTTTCATTTCTCCATTAAAATATGCAGTCAAATCTCTTTATAACCACGCGAACAGATAATATGTACCGGTTGTGTGCTATTGTTTCAgtcttcattattttctttttccttaatgATTTGGATTTGTGTTACTTGAGCCGAATGTCTTTCACAAAAACAATCTGTCTAACTTCACAGGGTAGAGATAAGGTTGTGTATACATAACCCCTCTCATACCCCACTTGTCGGATTACAtagtgtatgttgttgttgtagataatgtataatataatataacatgaTAAATTAGTTCCAAATGAAACTTGATCGTTATAGTAAAATGTTTTCGCCAAGGATAGCTGTTACAGAGAAATTTGACGATATCCGTGTTTTATGTGATAAAAGATTTAATCTTGGGTTTTTTATGGCATAAATGGAGGTATTCATTTTAGATTTTAGCTATATGCATTGAATttgttacataattttttacacTATCAATGCAATTTTACTAGTTATAGCAAGTTCTCATTTCATTATCTAGATTATTATACCAATCTTTGATATGAAGAGTTACCTACCAAACGCGGAACTAAATTCAGACGAACCTAGTAGGTTTTGCTTAGACCATATACATTTAATTACGAACCTAATAACTAAAACGAACTATCAATTTGGTGAAAAGTTTAAAACGCCATAAACTTCTAATCTCAGCTCTGCGCTAATTGCCTATCAACACAAGTTAATTTTTAATGATCATGTATAATGTCAGCGTATATAACTTAAActctgtgtttttttttttttggcaatttAGGACTTGAAGAATTTAAGGAAACAGTTGTATTCTGCTGCTGAATACTTTGAGTCATCTTATGGAGAAAATGAACACAAAACATTGTAAGTAATTTCCCTTTCTCATTGAAttatttgttggatatttttattttttttattaatcaattttaagtattcataattcttttaatttttttttttggattaaaaatgTGTACAGAGTGATAGAGACTTTGAAAGATTATGTGAGTAAAGCTCTAGTTAGTAGTGTGGATCATTTGGGCTCTGTGGCTTGTAAACTAAATACTTTCTTGGATGAAAAAGTTGATGAGTTTTCTACAACCAAGCTTCGATTTTCGTGCATGGAACAGGTAATATACTTAACTTATATATACTGATATGTATAATCAATCGAACTTGTTTGGGACTGTGGCGTACCGtgattattgttgttgttacattGATAGTGTAAGGAACTTTTGATGTTTGTTAACATATTGTAGCATGTAACATGTCTTAGTTTTGAGGTTAACGATCTTACTCTTTCATGAACGATTACTTGTAGTTACTCTTTTAGGTGATTTGATATATAATAAGAACTTACTTGCATTCGATGTTTTCTTAATCCATTATAAACAATTAGTTTTTCTATTACtagaaatttatttcatttgtagAGGAAGAATTATGAGTCTCCTAActtgtcattttctttttttgtgttaattttttttaatagaaattgcAAACATGCCAAGAAATTGTTGATCGAAGTGGCCTTTTGCAACAATCTTTGATAATTGTGACTCCAAAGCAACATAAGCGTTACGTAAATACAGGCAAGTATCTTGTTCCCTCCTCTTCATTAGTATTGTTGGTTACTGGTTCACGTTAATTCAgtaaattttttacaaaaaattactaaatatatctataaatatttgagtgtaaatataattattattggatAGTATTAACTTGAGTTTTGTTATAGGAACCTATAAGCTTCGAATTCTGAATCCGCCTCTGGTTACAACGATTTCATTCTCAATGTTTACGTTTTGCAGCTGCAGAGACACAACCTGCAGTTCCAAAACCAAGACAAAGAAATAGTGAACAAAACTTGTGTCCTCAAGAGGACTTGCAGCATGGTACATTATTTGCCAATTTCTTGTTCTCTTATTAACGCCTTTGAATTCTGTTGAATCATGTGATCATCTCATCTAAAACCTATGTTAATAGAATCTTCTAGAGATGTTGAAGCACACGTATCAGACTCGACAATGCTTTTAAAGAGTCTGATTAACAGAGTCTAAAAGTTCAAGTCATCATAAGGAGCacattttttacataataatcatatcttCAACATCTTAAACTTTTAGATGAGACGATCATGCAATTTAATGGGGAGTGTTAAAACAATAATGTAATTGAATAAGATTGAAGTATACTCTCTCTAACAATTTAAACTTTCTGATGAGACGATAGTAAATCTACGGAATTCGTTAAAGCTTTGGCCTTTTGTAGTTCTTTTTGTAACTTCCTTTGGTTCTTTCTCTCTTGGCATTAGGTGATTGTTTTCCTCATCCTTTTCAAGCTCTACCATCAAAGCCTCATCCATCTATTCCAAAGTACATGTAAGTTTTCTTTAtaacctttattttttttcttcaaaattagtaacaattttaaaaattgatacaGGAAAAAACATTCCAAGAATTCATGGACAGATGCTTCTCCAAATCCTCTTAACTTCTCATTTACAAGGGTTCCATCCAACAAAGAAGTTGGTAAGTACAACTTAAATAATGCggatttaatttatatacacGGAcaacacaatattatttttgcaCTATCCTAATTGTTTTACTTATTCTATGAGGTAATTTGGCCTTATTTTCCATGTTACTAATCCTACTTTTTGTGGTTTTTGTTAGTAGTTATCGTTTAGGTGATCTGATAGcgtaacctttttttttatgttaccAGTATGTAGAAGGAAAACTTGACTAACATATTGAATAATGAAACAGGGAAAAGATCAATTTCACCACTTAAATTTGGTGTCAAGCGTTCTGGATCAGTTAATAGATCAGTTTCTCCTCTCACTCGTTTTGGATCCGCTGTAACCAGATCAATTTCACCCAGCACTTCCAGTATTAAACAGAGGGTAAGAACTTTTATCGATGCAGTCAAGCTATGTTACTCAGACTCTCCAAAAATAATTGTGGTATCCATTTTAGTTTTTTGAGGATCCGAAATGCACCTatcaacatttttgaagagtttgaaCAACGTAGCTGAATTAAGTACATTATGTTtgtagagaagaagaaaaatgctGGTTCATGCTAAGTGATCATATTATATGTTCTTGGATATGTACAGTGTCCATCTGAGCCACGGAGAGCGATGTCAATGTCCATAAACCCGGAAAGAAACAGTGCAAAAGATATGCAAGAATACGCCAGAAAGAGTAAGAATTTACTTACAGCATTTCTTGGTCGTCATGGTCATGCTCAGGGATCAAGAAAGGCAGGTATACCTTCAAAATACCACGATGATAGAATATGAAACCagtaaatagagatatcatcaAGTTTTTCCGAGCTAAAAAGGCAGTGATTGATGGTATCGTCTACGTATAAAAAGTAGAACAGGTTACAAGTATATGGGAACCTAGCTTACTGCATGAgccaaaaatatgaaattgcaGGGCAGAAGAAAGTTCAAAAGCTCTGTAAAATGTAAAACTACTATCTGTTATTGAAAGTTCATTGCTTTTCATCTTGTGACCATATCAAATTGTTTCTGCAAATACTACTGCATATTCCCTCGGTCCCTATTTATATGACATAATTCAGATTTTGAGAGTAAACTTTTTTATTTCGACCAATTTCGgaaatacataaaaaatgatttacaTATTTAAACATTACTATAAGTCACAAGAATTAacaatgtaaaatatttaaaaggacATACAAATAAAtcgtgataaaatattttcttgttcGATTCTCGAAATCCAAGTTGTCATAGGATAGAGGGAATATTTACCAACCATTTTAAACTTTCATGTAATATTACATGTAGATATTGACAATATTGCAATTGAATGTACAATAACATATCGAACTCAAAATGAAAAGTATATTATCTGAGTAGTCTATGGCTCTATGCACATGTCTTCACTTCCCACAAAAATTATCTAGTCTAGTAACAAGAATATCCACAAAGTCGTTAACTTCAATCTTTCAGTAAATCTTTAACTCTGTTTTCCCTCTAATCAAAcagtaattgtgatgaaattaCGACCATTAGAAAAGCCTTGAAGATGGTACTTTGCTGATACATGGAAAGAACGAAATAACAATAATCCTAGTCAAATCCAAGATCAAAACTCggaaaatcatttattttgcTTGCACTGATGTCATGCTCAAGTTTTATCTTAGTTGAAATGCAAGGGAACTGTGGAGCCGAATCATTTGAAGCATCACTGATCACACCAGAAAATCCGTCTTGCTGTTGGGTATTGATCTGCTTGTTATCCGCAGAAGGCTAAGGAAAACAGCAGATACTGTCAGAAAACAAGTATTGATGGCAGAAACAATGTTATAATCAGCATTTTGTGAATCCATTTAAGTAAATAATGAATGAGAAGTTGGTGTTATAATCTTCTACTGTTAAAAGCTGATTGGTATGCATATAATTTCCTAGTAGTTTCTATCGAAACCAATATTCCAACCTCAAAgttcctcttttcttctttgtttcgAAACTTCCCCTACTTTTTTTTCCCCGAAATTGGTAATGTTGTCTTCCTACTTTTCAACTCATATTTTACTTCTTGTCCTCTTATTCTTGGCTTGGCTCAATGCTTGCCTTGGgcctttttccttttgttatgTAGGAGAAGAAAACCAAGTTTATCTTCTTCATATTTGACTCAAAGCTCAAAAAGGAACAGGGAGTTCAATGGTTTACCTTGTTGGACATATTAGTTAAGGTGCAAACATCTGTTGATGCAGGCATTGAGCCTCTAGGATTATCTGCATGGACAGAAACAAATGACAGCAAATGTAGTTAATACTTTCGGTCCATTTTTATGTCATTTAGCAAAACAATTTTGGTCCCAAATAAATTGTCGCTATGGGAAACCAAAAGGCATtagctttttcttttttcttttttcatactACCTTGCTCTAATAAATGatctatacaattttttttttaaaatctcagCAACAGTATACTCTTTTTCTAGAAGACATGATTTTCTTAATGGGTGTGCCAAAAATCTTTAAAGACATTAAAATGGACCGGAGGAAGTAGAAAATTGATATGCTGCTATGAGTTCTTGAGGATGCTTGCCTTGGTAAGAGACTGACTCAGATACTTTCTCGATTTCTGAAATTTTGTTAGACCTGTCGAGGCAGAGTATTTCAACTGCTTGAACCTTAGAGTCTGACTCAGGAATAGCCAAATGCTTCTGCTTCGCATTTGGGGATCTCTCTGTGAGAGGGTATTCTATATCACACAGCCATACCTCCGATGCTGCTACTCTGGAAATAAGTAATTCAAACCAAATATGACAAGTACAAGTTAAAACGTCATATAATCATAACACATATGAATAACAGATAGATATGTCTTATCCTGATATACCAAGTATCCATAGACCAATATTATTAAAAGCA contains these protein-coding regions:
- the LOC101248997 gene encoding protein ABIL2-like isoform X3, encoding MGNENPFCGANGSQEGSNYDEIFMQHSLQFSDSLKDLKNLRKQLYSAAEYFESSYGENEHKTLVIETLKDYVSKALVSSVDHLGSVACKLNTFLDEKVDEFSTTKLRFSCMEQKLQTCQEIVDRSGLLQQSLIIVTPKQHKRYVNTAAETQPAVPKPRQRNSEQNLCPQEDLQHGDCFPHPFQALPSKPHPSIPKYMKKHSKNSWTDASPNPLNFSFTRVPSNKEVGKRSISPLKFGVKRSGSVNRSVSPLTRFGSAVTRSISPSTSSIKQRRRRKMLVHAK
- the LOC101248997 gene encoding protein ABIL2-like isoform X2, with the translated sequence MGNENPFCGANGSQEGSNYDEIFMQHSLQFSDSLKDLKNLRKQLYSAAEYFESSYGENEHKTLVIETLKDYVSKALVSSVDHLGSVACKLNTFLDEKVDEFSTTKLRFSCMEQKLQTCQEIVDRSGLLQQSLIIVTPKQHKRYVNTETQPAVPKPRQRNSEQNLCPQEDLQHGDCFPHPFQALPSKPHPSIPKYMKKHSKNSWTDASPNPLNFSFTRVPSNKEVGKRSISPLKFGVKRSGSVNRSVSPLTRFGSAVTRSISPSTSSIKQRCPSEPRRAMSMSINPERNSAKDMQEYARKSKNLLTAFLGRHGHAQGSRKAGIPSKYHDDRI
- the LOC101248997 gene encoding protein ABIL2-like isoform X1, encoding MGNENPFCGANGSQEGSNYDEIFMQHSLQFSDSLKDLKNLRKQLYSAAEYFESSYGENEHKTLVIETLKDYVSKALVSSVDHLGSVACKLNTFLDEKVDEFSTTKLRFSCMEQKLQTCQEIVDRSGLLQQSLIIVTPKQHKRYVNTAAETQPAVPKPRQRNSEQNLCPQEDLQHGDCFPHPFQALPSKPHPSIPKYMKKHSKNSWTDASPNPLNFSFTRVPSNKEVGKRSISPLKFGVKRSGSVNRSVSPLTRFGSAVTRSISPSTSSIKQRCPSEPRRAMSMSINPERNSAKDMQEYARKSKNLLTAFLGRHGHAQGSRKAGIPSKYHDDRI
- the LOC101248997 gene encoding protein ABIL2-like isoform X4, encoding MGNENPFCGANGSQEGSNYDEIFMQHSLQFSDSLKDLKNLRKQLYSAAEYFESSYGENEHKTLVIETLKDYVSKALVSSVDHLGSVACKLNTFLDEKVDEFSTTKLRFSCMEQKLQTCQEIVDRSGLLQQSLIIVTPKQHKRYVNTETQPAVPKPRQRNSEQNLCPQEDLQHGDCFPHPFQALPSKPHPSIPKYMKKHSKNSWTDASPNPLNFSFTRVPSNKEVGKRSISPLKFGVKRSGSVNRSVSPLTRFGSAVTRSISPSTSSIKQRRRRKMLVHAK